The genomic segment CCTGGCCCGCCGGGAGGCCGCCGGCAAGCAGGCCGAGCTGCGGCGGCTGGGGGCCCTGGTTGACCGACGGGCGGAGATCGAGCGGCGCCACCGGCTGGCGCAGACCGAGGCCCGGGTCCTGGAGGCGATGCTTCCCCGCGATCCGGCGCTCCCCGCCCTGCTGGGGCTGCTGGGCCGGGCCATCAGCGACAGCCGGGTGGAGCTTCAGCAGATCTCCTTCGCCCCGGCGGCGTCCACCTCCGGCGGGGAGGCGCTGCCCGCGGGTGTGGCCGCCGTGCCGATGCAGGTGGTGG from the Armatimonadota bacterium genome contains:
- the pilO gene encoding type 4a pilus biogenesis protein PilO, yielding MPALKRREQRVVGAGAVLLAAAAVTFVILLPATDQVRLARREAAGKQAELRRLGALVDRRAEIERRHRLAQTEARVLEAMLPRDPALPALLGLLGRAISDSRVELQQISFAPAASTSGGEALPAGVAAVPMQVVVSGEYSRLRAFVAALERMPRAVTVDRFAVTGADRGVTIDLTLRAFYAP